The sequence AAGCGAACCCAGCAGCAGGTCGCGCAGGTCGCGGCGGCGGATTTCGGGGCGTTCGCCGTCGTTCTCGCTCCCCGCTTCATCCAGGTACACCGTGGCGTGCTGGTCAAGTATCCGCACGCCATCACCGCCAGTGTGGATGAGGGAGCGGAAGGCGTCGTAGAGACCGGCCGCCCGGAGGGCCGCCTGTCCCGACTCGACGTGGATGTCGAGCATGCCGCCCTGTGGGCGGGCAGTCGCGGAGGTATCGAGGTCATACACGGCGGTCTCGAGGCCGTGAATGTGGAGAACACGGGCGAGCATCAGACCGCCGAGGCCGGCTCCGATGATGGCGATGGGCTGGTGAGTCGACATAAGAAGAGAACCTCCGGAGAGAAGAGAGGCGAAGAAGCGAACCCGCTGGGTTGTTCGTCTGAACGGTGGGTGTCTTTAAGGAGCTGCAGCCGCACTGGGAGCGGCATCCTCTGGACACTGCATCCCAGCCAGCAGCACGTTCAGGCCCCATTTGAAGCGTTCAGGTCCGGTGCCGGAGAGCAGGGCCTGACCCAGGCGGGCGATCTGGGGGTACTGCCGGGGGTCGGCGGCAGCGACCTCGAATGCCAGGGTGGACTCCTGTTCGGCGGCGCCAGGCTTGGACTGCCGGGTGCTCTGCTCGGCGGCGACTGACGTGGCGAACAGCAGCAGCAGATCAATGCCCCAGGCGGCCTGATGGTCCGTCAGACCACCTTCCTGCAGGAGTGCCAGGGCGGCATCGACCAACGTGAGGTACTGCGGTCCGCTGAGACGGGTGGAGAGGGCCATGCGGGCGATCTCTGGGTAGGTGAAGAGCACATCTCGGTAGCGTATGAGGAGTGTGTTGAGGCGGTCCTGCCACGGGCCGTCGGGGAGGATGGCCGTGTTGACCGGTTCGAGCAGGGCGTCGAGAAGCTGAACATGCAGGTCTTCGGTGTCACGGAAGTAGACGTAGAGGGAGGCGGGACCAGTCTCGAGGGCGGCGGCGATCCGGCGGAGGGTGAGTTTGCTCAGGCCCTCTGCGCGCAGGATCGTCAGGGCGGCGTGGATGATGCCCTGACGGGTGAGCGCGGTCTTGGTGGGCCGCGCGCGCTGACGTTGGCGGGCCCGTAGGGTGTCGTTCGGTGCCATGGCACTACCTTACTACGAACATGTTCCTAAAAGCAAACATGTTCGTAAATCGAGGGTGCTGTTCCCGCTGGACCGAAAACCCTCACGCCCCGGCGACAGCGACCACCTTCACGGCGCTGAGACGCTCGCCGCGCAGCTAAAACAGTACACCGGCCGCGCTCCACCACCATGACCACAAAGTGGCGGCAAGCATACGCGCTGCGGCGCCTCTGCTTCCGCCAGACATGCGCCCACTGGGACACAGACCACACCAACGTGGAACAACCGCGCGCCGCGTCCGCACACAACCCTGGGACCAGTTCAGGCAGCGCCCGGGCTCCCCGCCACATCCACAGATGGCGGACGCGCTGCTTCGCGTCTCGAACCCAGCGAAAACGGCACGCTCCTCTGGCTGCCATGACGGTCGCCGGGGTTGCAGCGTTGAATGCCACAGTCCACCTGCGGATCCACAGACGGCGAGCAGACGATCCGGATGGTGCGAGATCCGGTGCGGCTGCCGGGATCCACCGCGTGTCGCAGGCCTGGGGTGCGGCGAGGTACCAACCGATCACTTCAACCCACCCGAACATCACCTGCGCTGCCGCACCCTTTCGAAATGCAAGCCCGCCGGGGTGCACGCTGCAGCGTTCCCTGTTGGTCCACCGCACTGGCTCCGCCACATCCGGGACGAGCGCTGGGCGCACAGGGACTTGCTCGGCAGCGCGGCCACGGAGGTATGCTTCACGGTGACGGACCGATCTGAACGAACCTGACCTTCAAACGGCTCGACCAGCCGCGTGAACGCGAGTGGGCGCAGATCGCCGCGGTCAATCAAGGAGGCGGAGATGGCGGTTGAGACGCAGCACGGCATGGACAGTCCAGGAGCTCTCGCGTTCCAAGCAGCTCGGCAAATCCTGCTGGAGTATCGGGATGATCCTCAGGCGGCACACGCCGCCTTCCGCTGGCCGCAGTTCACCACCTTCAACTGGGCGCTGGATGTGTTCGCCCCACTGGCAACCCGTCTGGGCTCCGCACCAGCACTGTTTTGGGATGGCGGGGCCCTGTCCTACGCGGACCTCGACACCCACGCCAATCAGGTGGCCAATCAGTTGCGGCACTTCGGCGTGAAGCGCGGGGACCGTGTGCTGGTGATGCTCGGGAATGTCCCGGCGTTGTGGGCGGTGATGATCGCCTGCATGAAGCTCGGCGCGCCCATCTTGCCTGCAGCGACCCTTCTCAGTCCAGGGGACGTACAAGACCGGGTGGAGCGCGGGCAGGTACGGGCCGTGGTGACCGAGATCGCCAACACCGAGAAATTTACGCAGGTGTCTCCGGAGCTGCTCCGCGTGTGTGTGAACGAGACTGAACAGTCAGGGTGGCGGTCCCTGACGGACGCGCGGCACGCTCCTGCTGTTTTCACGCCCGACATGCCGACGCTGGCCACCGACCCGGTCCTGCTGTACTTCACGTCCGGGACCACCAGCCGCCCGAAGCTCGTTGTTCACACACACGCCTCATATCCCGCCGGGCATCTATCCACCGGGTATTACATCGGGCTGCGCGAAGGAGACCGCCACTGGAACATCAGCTCCCCCGGCTGGGCCAAGCATGCCTGGAGCAGTTTCTTCGTGCCGCTCACGAGTGGCGCGGCGGTGTATCTGGACAACAGCCGGTTCGACGCTCAGACCACCCTGGAGAAGCTCGTTCGGCAGCGGATCACCACGATCTGCGCGCCCCCCACCGTGTGGCGCATGCTGATCCAGCAGGACCTTG comes from Deinococcus ruber and encodes:
- a CDS encoding TetR/AcrR family transcriptional regulator, which gives rise to MAPNDTLRARQRQRARPTKTALTRQGIIHAALTILRAEGLSKLTLRRIAAALETGPASLYVYFRDTEDLHVQLLDALLEPVNTAILPDGPWQDRLNTLLIRYRDVLFTYPEIARMALSTRLSGPQYLTLVDAALALLQEGGLTDHQAAWGIDLLLLFATSVAAEQSTRQSKPGAAEQESTLAFEVAAADPRQYPQIARLGQALLSGTGPERFKWGLNVLLAGMQCPEDAAPSAAAAP
- a CDS encoding AMP-binding protein; protein product: MAVETQHGMDSPGALAFQAARQILLEYRDDPQAAHAAFRWPQFTTFNWALDVFAPLATRLGSAPALFWDGGALSYADLDTHANQVANQLRHFGVKRGDRVLVMLGNVPALWAVMIACMKLGAPILPAATLLSPGDVQDRVERGQVRAVVTEIANTEKFTQVSPELLRVCVNETEQSGWRSLTDARHAPAVFTPDMPTLATDPVLLYFTSGTTSRPKLVVHTHASYPAGHLSTGYYIGLREGDRHWNISSPGWAKHAWSSFFVPLTSGAAVYLDNSRFDAQTTLEKLVRQRITTICAPPTVWRMLIQQDLAAFPVQIREAVGAGEPLNPEVIRRVQQAWGVTIRDGYGQTETTAQVGNPPGAPVKPGSMGRPLPGYDVVLLDERGQDANEGELNLRLGDDRPLGLMAGYDGDPERTAAALRGTTYPTGDIVRRDEDGYLFYVGRSDDVFKSADYRISPFELESFLVTHPLVAEAGVVPSPHPERLYVPKAYVVLRDEVTPSAEVARELLMFARQGLSPHLRIRRVEFAALPKTISGKIRRVELTAHARQGVERGVRGNLEFWEEDFLTSGPQ